The Rhizobium leguminosarum genome includes a region encoding these proteins:
- the motC gene encoding chemotaxis protein MotC, which produces MARRQHRYVGFVALGLAMLSPAAAKAQDPDDLAPYKMLRSLQFVQDSVVTGDHSAGEMQRFMLGTIDTRLRTVEPSIFDDDRNVDAALIYTMSGGNPQTLEYLIAHDVNGYFDNRVTDVLRKYLSGKGLLVAKTLQETAREYRDKKIGPYLALIGGNVLIATKPTDALDLYDQARLAAPGTIVEEAALRRSLAICVDKGMLDKGMAYSQRYVRRFLHSPYASQFADLFVTLVVGHDHDVKPQDVIDILSFMDAPRQREVYLRIARAAAISGKPELARMAVGRVQSLGGSTDNAFGPLADFYGGMAGLPTEDIDQAAKNVSGIDGNALSRRDQALQEAARSVAEQILRAPDPASLTQASNPNTDHQEITSEKAAAIAMKTGAPGALPEPVPGGVVSTGQSQDTDPSFNAFVTTSRSKLDEIDGLLAQEGNEP; this is translated from the coding sequence ATGGCGCGTCGGCAGCATCGCTACGTCGGATTTGTGGCTCTCGGCCTGGCGATGCTTTCGCCGGCCGCAGCCAAAGCGCAGGATCCGGACGATCTCGCGCCGTATAAGATGCTGCGGTCGCTGCAATTCGTGCAGGATTCCGTCGTTACCGGCGATCATTCGGCCGGTGAGATGCAGCGCTTCATGCTGGGCACGATCGACACGCGGCTGCGCACCGTTGAACCGTCGATCTTCGACGACGACCGCAATGTCGACGCAGCGTTGATCTACACGATGAGCGGCGGCAATCCGCAGACGCTCGAATATCTGATCGCCCACGACGTCAACGGCTATTTCGACAACCGTGTCACCGACGTGCTGCGCAAATATCTGAGCGGCAAGGGCCTCCTCGTCGCCAAGACGCTGCAGGAGACGGCCAGGGAATATCGCGACAAGAAGATCGGCCCCTACCTTGCGCTGATCGGCGGCAACGTGCTGATCGCGACGAAACCGACAGACGCGCTGGATCTCTACGACCAGGCGCGTCTTGCCGCCCCGGGCACGATCGTCGAGGAGGCGGCGTTGCGCCGCTCACTCGCCATTTGCGTCGACAAGGGGATGCTCGACAAGGGAATGGCCTATTCGCAGCGCTATGTCAGACGCTTCCTGCATTCGCCCTATGCCAGCCAGTTCGCCGATCTTTTCGTCACCCTCGTCGTCGGCCACGATCACGACGTAAAGCCGCAGGATGTCATCGACATCCTGTCCTTCATGGACGCACCGCGCCAACGCGAGGTTTATCTGCGCATTGCCCGCGCCGCCGCTATATCAGGCAAGCCGGAGCTGGCGCGCATGGCGGTCGGACGCGTGCAGTCGCTTGGCGGCAGCACCGACAATGCTTTCGGTCCGCTCGCGGATTTCTATGGCGGCATGGCCGGCCTTCCCACGGAGGATATCGATCAGGCAGCAAAGAATGTCAGCGGCATCGACGGCAATGCGCTTTCGCGGCGGGATCAGGCGCTGCAGGAGGCGGCGCGATCCGTTGCCGAGCAGATCCTGCGCGCTCCCGACCCGGCAAGCTTGACGCAAGCCTCCAATCCTAACACTGATCATCAAGAAATCACTTCTGAAAAGGCTGCGGCGATAGCCATGAAAACGGGAGCGCCAGGCGCGCTTCCCGAGCCTGTTCCGGGAGGTGTGGTATCGACTGGCCAAAGCCAGGATACCGACCCCTCATTCAACGCATTTGTGACGACCAGTCGATCCAAGCTCGATGAGATCGATGGTCTTCTGGCGCAAGAAGGCAACGAACCATGA
- a CDS encoding flagellar hook-length control protein FliK yields MMDISVSGGASGTETTAVAKSARLAGKGDADGQKNGFFDALAKAGSDAVNGEPDDAQPDQGVAADAGAEKAARTNRGRSSAKPLIDLGDAALKAQAEVQPETIASVENATTKPVKAEVKMPADLAFGKLDPKDSPADEVAPAAKGGKHTKADALEIYTDKASDDDDGGISDVLGLLKQEPAEGAVTLPTAVAAHHVSAKADEAETADKKLNGIEAKTGGHASDALAAVSSNVESGKADDLRVPGSENPEAADGKTFRISRADGRGVSMDVHIGTDQAGPKDGSKKADVENVSVLESRRYIGLMQNTNSAAVTAALSGDSEWARAMEPSSALSNAAEWTSTGKVVNTLKIQMNPLDLGLVTATMRLSGDALNIDLKVETGAAYRQMKEDHGKILEALRSQGYAVENVTISMAPVERPDAGNQGQASQQQSLPQQGQGGEARERQNQTAQRTDGGFNGAGDTSIEDTRSGGSSGTGGVYL; encoded by the coding sequence ATGATGGATATAAGCGTCTCGGGCGGAGCCTCCGGTACGGAGACGACCGCGGTTGCGAAATCCGCGCGACTGGCCGGAAAAGGTGATGCTGACGGCCAAAAGAACGGCTTCTTCGACGCGCTTGCCAAGGCTGGCAGCGATGCCGTCAACGGCGAGCCCGACGATGCGCAGCCGGATCAGGGCGTGGCTGCCGATGCCGGCGCCGAGAAAGCGGCGCGGACGAACCGCGGCCGCAGCAGTGCAAAGCCGTTGATCGACCTCGGCGACGCCGCGCTGAAGGCACAGGCCGAGGTGCAGCCGGAAACGATTGCCAGTGTTGAAAATGCCACGACAAAGCCCGTAAAGGCTGAGGTCAAAATGCCGGCCGATCTCGCCTTCGGCAAGCTCGATCCGAAGGACAGCCCCGCAGACGAGGTCGCTCCGGCAGCCAAGGGTGGCAAACACACCAAGGCCGACGCGTTGGAAATCTATACGGATAAGGCGAGTGACGATGATGACGGCGGCATTTCGGATGTTCTGGGTCTGCTGAAGCAGGAGCCCGCCGAGGGTGCCGTGACTTTGCCGACGGCGGTAGCCGCGCATCACGTCTCCGCCAAAGCCGATGAGGCTGAGACGGCCGACAAGAAACTCAATGGTATCGAAGCCAAGACGGGCGGCCATGCGTCGGACGCTCTTGCTGCCGTCAGCAGCAACGTCGAGAGCGGCAAAGCGGATGATCTCAGGGTTCCCGGATCGGAGAATCCCGAAGCCGCCGATGGCAAGACATTCAGGATCAGCCGCGCCGATGGCCGCGGCGTGTCGATGGATGTCCACATCGGCACCGATCAGGCCGGGCCGAAAGATGGTTCGAAGAAGGCCGATGTCGAAAACGTTTCGGTGCTCGAATCCCGCCGCTATATCGGCCTGATGCAGAATACGAATTCCGCCGCCGTCACCGCTGCTCTCTCCGGCGATTCCGAATGGGCGCGCGCCATGGAGCCGAGCTCGGCGCTCTCCAACGCGGCGGAATGGACGAGCACCGGCAAGGTGGTCAATACGCTGAAGATCCAGATGAACCCGCTCGATCTCGGCCTGGTGACGGCGACCATGCGCCTGTCCGGCGACGCTCTGAACATCGACCTCAAGGTCGAAACCGGGGCGGCCTATCGTCAAATGAAGGAAGATCACGGCAAGATTCTCGAAGCACTGCGCAGCCAGGGTTACGCGGTCGAAAACGTCACCATCAGCATGGCGCCGGTCGAGCGTCCCGACGCCGGCAATCAGGGCCAGGCCTCTCAGCAGCAGTCGCTTCCTCAGCAGGGGCAGGGCGGCGAGGCGCGCGAGCGCCAAAATCAGACGGCACAGCGGACGGACGGAGGCTTCAATGGCGCAGGCGATACCAGTATTGAAGACACTCGTTCTGGCGGCAGCAGCGGCACTGGTGGCGTTTACCTCTGA
- a CDS encoding transglycosylase SLT domain-containing protein, with amino-acid sequence MKTLVLAAAAALVAFTSEAIASTGACEREIQSAAAKYGIPEGILYSVGLTETGRKGSLYPYAMNVEGKAIFPPSEQDAMRQFDVARSGGAKLIDIGCMQINHYFHGENFRSAEEMFDPHRNVEYAAKFLRNLHDRHETWTMAVARYHAGPNNNPAQKQYVCRVISNLVATGYGKWTLNASNFCRN; translated from the coding sequence TTGAAGACACTCGTTCTGGCGGCAGCAGCGGCACTGGTGGCGTTTACCTCTGAGGCGATCGCCTCCACCGGCGCCTGCGAACGCGAGATCCAGTCGGCAGCGGCCAAATACGGCATCCCGGAAGGCATCCTCTATTCGGTTGGGCTGACGGAGACCGGCCGCAAGGGCTCGCTCTATCCCTACGCCATGAACGTCGAAGGCAAGGCGATCTTTCCGCCCTCGGAGCAGGACGCGATGCGGCAGTTCGATGTCGCCCGCAGCGGCGGCGCGAAGCTCATCGACATCGGCTGCATGCAGATCAACCATTATTTTCACGGCGAGAATTTCCGCTCCGCCGAGGAGATGTTCGACCCGCATCGCAACGTGGAGTATGCAGCAAAATTCCTCCGCAATCTGCATGACCGTCACGAGACATGGACGATGGCGGTAGCCAGATACCATGCCGGACCCAACAACAATCCGGCGCAGAAGCAATATGTCTGCCGCGTCATCTCCAATCTCGTCGCCACGGGCTACGGCAAGTGGACTCTCAATGCGAGTAACTTTTGTCGAAATTGA
- the rem gene encoding transcriptional activator Rem produces MIVVVDERELVKDGYTSLFGREGIPSTGFDPAEFGEWVQTAADSDIAAVEAFLIGQGQRNFELPRAIRDRSMAPVIAVSDQHSLENTLALFDCGVDDVVRKPVHPREILARAAAIRRRLKAITNYTEIGGIRVFSDGRDPEINGEVFALPRRERRILEYLIANRGRRVTKTQIFNAIYGIFDEEVEENVVESHISKLRKKLRKKLGVDPVDSKRFLGYCIDWA; encoded by the coding sequence ATGATCGTAGTGGTTGATGAGCGTGAGCTCGTGAAAGATGGATACACATCTCTGTTCGGTCGTGAGGGCATTCCCTCCACCGGCTTTGATCCAGCGGAATTTGGCGAGTGGGTACAGACCGCCGCCGATTCCGATATAGCTGCAGTCGAGGCCTTTCTGATCGGTCAGGGCCAGCGCAACTTCGAACTGCCCCGGGCGATCCGGGATCGGTCGATGGCGCCGGTGATTGCAGTCAGCGACCAGCACTCGCTCGAAAACACTCTTGCGCTTTTCGATTGCGGCGTCGACGACGTGGTGCGCAAACCGGTGCATCCCCGCGAGATCCTCGCAAGGGCGGCTGCGATCCGGCGCCGGCTGAAGGCGATCACCAACTACACCGAGATCGGCGGGATCCGCGTCTTCTCGGATGGTCGTGACCCCGAGATCAACGGCGAAGTCTTCGCACTTCCCCGGCGCGAGCGCCGCATCCTCGAATATTTGATCGCCAATCGCGGTCGCCGGGTCACCAAGACCCAGATCTTCAACGCCATCTACGGCATCTTCGATGAAGAAGTCGAGGAGAACGTCGTCGAAAGCCACATCTCGAAGCTGCGCAAGAAGCTGCGCAAAAAGCTCGGCGTCGATCCGGTCGATTCCAAGCGCTTCCTTGGTTACTGCATCGATTGGGCCTGA
- a CDS encoding flagellar hook protein FlgE, whose product MSIFGSMKTAVSGMNAQANRLSTVADNIANVNTTGYKAVSTSFSSLVLPSSGGNYNSGGVQTSVRQAVSDQGDISYTTSSTDLAISGDGFFIVQGADGTPVLTRAGDFTKDDEGNLVNAAGFQLMGYSYDSGAPAVVVNGFDGLVPVNVNQDGLTAIASTSGVFKGNLDSNAKVAPVAPATLPSANAATTTTDTKKVSMVAYDRLGNKVMYDFYFTKQSVVTPPPAPPATAATWEVAMFRNADAAVGGTTSFPYSTAGGDVGTGTITFDANGKLTTGGAINIVDPVTGQTIAMDFSAFTQLGADFSGTGTPNGQAATPVKDVTVDGDGIVYAKYEDGSTKPLYRIPLANVASPDKLTLMSGNVYSANGQSGVTVTGFPQTNGLGTIKSGALEGSNVDLAGELTEMIESQRSYTANSKVFQTGSDIMDVLVNLKR is encoded by the coding sequence ATGAGCATTTTCGGCAGCATGAAGACGGCAGTATCGGGGATGAACGCGCAGGCCAACCGCCTCAGCACCGTCGCCGACAACATCGCCAACGTTAACACCACCGGTTACAAGGCTGTGTCGACGAGCTTCTCGTCGCTGGTTCTGCCCTCCTCGGGTGGCAATTACAATTCCGGCGGCGTTCAGACCTCTGTCCGCCAGGCCGTCTCCGACCAGGGCGATATTTCCTACACCACGTCGAGCACCGACCTTGCAATCTCAGGCGACGGCTTCTTCATCGTCCAGGGTGCAGATGGTACGCCGGTTCTGACCCGCGCCGGCGACTTCACCAAGGACGACGAAGGCAACCTCGTCAACGCCGCCGGCTTTCAGCTGATGGGCTATTCCTACGACTCCGGCGCTCCGGCTGTCGTCGTCAACGGCTTCGACGGCCTCGTTCCCGTCAATGTCAACCAGGATGGCCTGACCGCCATTGCCTCGACATCCGGTGTCTTCAAGGGCAACCTCGATTCCAACGCCAAGGTCGCTCCGGTCGCTCCTGCGACGCTGCCGAGCGCCAATGCCGCCACCACGACAACCGACACGAAGAAGGTCTCGATGGTCGCCTATGACCGTCTCGGCAACAAGGTGATGTACGACTTCTACTTCACGAAGCAATCGGTCGTGACGCCGCCGCCGGCACCCCCCGCTACGGCTGCCACCTGGGAAGTGGCAATGTTCCGCAACGCCGATGCTGCGGTCGGCGGCACAACCTCCTTCCCCTACTCCACCGCCGGGGGCGATGTCGGCACCGGAACGATCACCTTCGACGCCAACGGCAAGTTGACCACGGGCGGCGCCATTAACATTGTCGATCCGGTGACTGGCCAGACGATTGCCATGGATTTCTCGGCCTTCACACAGCTCGGTGCCGACTTCTCCGGCACCGGTACGCCGAACGGCCAGGCAGCGACCCCGGTCAAGGACGTCACGGTTGATGGGGACGGCATCGTCTACGCGAAATACGAAGACGGCAGCACCAAGCCGCTCTATCGTATTCCGCTGGCCAATGTCGCCAGCCCCGACAAGCTGACGCTGATGAGCGGCAACGTCTACAGCGCCAACGGCCAGTCGGGCGTCACCGTCACCGGCTTCCCGCAGACCAACGGTCTCGGCACGATCAAATCAGGCGCTCTCGAAGGCTCGAACGTCGACCTCGCCGGCGAGCTGACCGAGATGATCGAATCGCAGCGCAGCTATACCGCCAATTCCAAGGTGTTCCAGACGGGATCCGACATTATGGACGTTCTCGTCAACCTCAAGAGATAA
- the flgK gene encoding flagellar hook-associated protein FlgK codes for MSLTSALNTAQNIFNNTGTQSSVVSNNISNAGNKDYVRRQAMLTTSLNGAQVVKIDRAQEEALLRQYLKTSSQDSAQQALLGGLEDLKSIVGGNDYETSPSTYLGVFQQKLQAFRTTPGSTVAAQGAITAAQDVANSLNNASQSVQNVRATADKQIATDVDKLNTLLSDFEKANNAVKTATASGADASGALDEREKALKQISQIVGVNTTTRDNNDMVLSTSDGTILFETIPRKVTFKSQDVYTATITGNSVYIDGVALPRGSGSTTTAQGSLQSLLQVRDEIAPNFQKQLDEVARGLVSLFKEQNTVAGPAYVPGLFNWSGGTVDTGATAVAGMAATITVSSRVITSQGGDPMRLRDGGVNATGLVLNTSGASGYTTELDRLYTALGSDIDFDPAAGTPVGFDATTGIDSNVSIMEFATNSLGWLEQYRSNATTAAENTSAALSRSDEAYSNETGVNLDEELTLLLDIEQSYKAATKILNAVDEMLKSLLDIAS; via the coding sequence ATGTCGCTCACGTCAGCACTTAATACCGCGCAGAACATATTCAACAATACGGGCACTCAGAGCAGTGTCGTATCGAACAATATCTCGAATGCGGGCAACAAAGATTACGTGCGCCGGCAGGCGATGCTCACCACGTCCTTGAACGGCGCGCAGGTCGTCAAGATCGACCGGGCGCAGGAAGAGGCGCTGCTGCGCCAATACCTGAAGACATCCTCTCAGGACAGTGCCCAGCAGGCATTGCTCGGCGGTCTTGAGGACCTCAAGTCGATCGTGGGTGGCAACGACTACGAAACGTCGCCATCCACCTATCTCGGTGTTTTCCAGCAAAAGCTTCAGGCCTTCCGCACGACGCCGGGCAGCACCGTCGCCGCTCAGGGCGCCATCACCGCCGCGCAGGACGTCGCGAACTCGCTGAACAATGCCTCGCAATCTGTTCAGAACGTCCGCGCCACCGCCGACAAGCAGATCGCCACCGACGTCGATAAGCTGAATACGCTTCTCAGCGACTTCGAGAAGGCCAACAATGCGGTGAAGACCGCCACGGCCTCGGGTGCGGATGCATCCGGCGCCCTCGACGAACGTGAGAAGGCTCTCAAGCAGATTTCGCAGATCGTCGGCGTCAACACGACGACGCGCGACAATAACGACATGGTGCTGAGCACGTCTGACGGGACGATCCTCTTCGAGACAATCCCGCGCAAGGTGACGTTCAAGTCTCAGGATGTCTATACCGCGACCATCACCGGCAATTCGGTCTATATCGACGGTGTGGCACTTCCGCGCGGCAGCGGATCGACGACGACGGCACAGGGAAGCCTTCAGTCTCTCCTCCAGGTGCGCGACGAAATCGCCCCGAACTTCCAGAAGCAGCTCGACGAAGTCGCCCGCGGCCTGGTCTCGCTCTTCAAGGAGCAGAACACGGTGGCCGGTCCCGCCTATGTGCCAGGCCTCTTCAACTGGAGCGGCGGTACGGTCGATACCGGCGCCACCGCGGTTGCCGGCATGGCGGCGACTATCACGGTCAGCAGCAGAGTCATTACCTCGCAAGGCGGCGATCCGATGCGCCTGCGCGATGGTGGCGTCAACGCCACTGGCCTCGTCCTGAACACGTCAGGCGCCAGCGGTTATACGACTGAACTCGATCGTCTCTATACTGCATTGGGCTCCGACATCGATTTCGATCCAGCGGCGGGGACGCCGGTCGGGTTCGACGCCACGACCGGCATCGATTCAAACGTCAGCATCATGGAATTCGCCACAAATTCCCTCGGCTGGCTCGAACAGTACCGCAGCAACGCCACGACGGCGGCGGAAAACACCTCGGCGGCGCTGTCACGCTCCGACGAAGCCTATTCCAACGAGACGGGCGTCAACCTGGACGAGGAACTGACGCTGCTCCTCGACATAGAGCAGTCCTACAAGGCGGCGACCAAGATCCTGAACGCCGTTGACGAAATGTTGAAGTCATTGCTGGATATTGCGAGTTAA
- a CDS encoding flagellar hook-associated family protein, giving the protein MKSSFISSSAIQNAMRLTIRQAQNQMTKATMEATTGVYADIGVSLGGNAARSVDFSREVDRIASIKSSNSLVTARMESSQLGLSKMKDVGDGLVSKLTALQGSHDPGSITVAIQSATSALSTMMDTANTMVNGEYLFSGINTDVQPLTDKTAATSAAIVTQLNAYAAALVPPKAVKDLTGAEMSTFITTTVEPMFSQAAWTDPTTGWSQASNQNMTSRISNSEVIESSTNANSEGMRYFALASVMASALLGQGLSSDAMSTVSKQAISYTAKATSGLVTQASQLGLSQERVKKSNDALDAQSNIIKNKLVDLQGVDPYEASTLVKTLETQLETAYTIVSKIQQLSLVNYL; this is encoded by the coding sequence ATGAAGAGCTCATTTATTTCAAGTTCGGCCATTCAGAATGCGATGCGGTTGACGATCCGTCAGGCGCAGAACCAGATGACGAAGGCGACGATGGAAGCGACGACGGGAGTCTATGCCGATATCGGCGTCTCGCTCGGCGGCAACGCCGCCAGGAGCGTCGACTTCAGCCGCGAGGTCGACCGGATAGCCTCGATCAAATCAAGCAATTCGCTTGTCACCGCGCGCATGGAATCCTCGCAGCTCGGCCTTTCCAAGATGAAGGATGTCGGCGACGGCCTCGTTTCGAAGCTGACGGCGCTCCAGGGCAGCCACGACCCAGGCAGCATCACCGTCGCCATCCAATCGGCGACCAGCGCCCTGTCCACGATGATGGATACGGCCAATACCATGGTAAACGGCGAATATCTGTTCTCGGGCATCAACACCGATGTGCAGCCGCTGACAGACAAGACGGCCGCGACGAGTGCTGCCATCGTCACGCAGTTGAATGCATACGCCGCCGCTCTTGTCCCCCCGAAGGCAGTCAAGGATCTGACCGGCGCCGAAATGAGCACCTTCATCACCACGACGGTGGAGCCGATGTTCAGCCAGGCTGCCTGGACCGACCCGACGACCGGTTGGTCGCAGGCGTCGAACCAGAACATGACGAGCCGCATCAGCAACTCCGAAGTGATCGAATCCTCGACCAATGCCAATTCCGAGGGCATGCGCTACTTCGCGCTCGCCTCGGTGATGGCCTCGGCACTGTTAGGACAGGGCCTCAGCAGCGATGCGATGAGCACGGTGTCCAAGCAGGCGATCAGTTACACAGCAAAGGCGACCAGCGGCCTCGTGACACAGGCAAGCCAGCTCGGTCTTTCCCAGGAGCGCGTCAAGAAGTCCAACGACGCTCTCGACGCTCAATCGAACATCATCAAGAACAAGCTCGTCGATCTCCAGGGCGTCGATCCTTACGAGGCGTCGACCCTCGTCAAGACTTTGGAAACGCAGCTTGAAACGGCTTACACGATCGTCTCGAAGATCCAGCAGTTGAGTCTAGTAAACTACCTTTGA
- the flaF gene encoding flagellar biosynthesis regulator FlaF translates to MYQFSYAEVMQDSVADAKEREWQVLDRSIDLLAAAREKEKYGREAIEALFYTRRVWISFIEDLKHPDNQLEIGLRANLISIAIWILKECDRIRKRQSNNYQGIIDVTTIIRDGLK, encoded by the coding sequence ATGTATCAGTTCTCATATGCCGAAGTCATGCAGGACTCGGTGGCCGACGCGAAAGAGCGGGAATGGCAGGTTCTTGACCGGTCCATAGACCTGCTGGCGGCGGCGCGCGAAAAGGAAAAATACGGCCGGGAAGCCATTGAAGCCCTGTTTTATACCCGCCGGGTGTGGATCAGCTTCATCGAGGATCTCAAACATCCCGACAACCAGCTGGAGATCGGGCTCAGGGCCAACCTCATCTCGATCGCGATCTGGATATTGAAGGAATGCGACAGGATCAGAAAACGTCAGTCTAATAACTACCAGGGCATCATCGACGTTACCACCATCATCAGGGATGGACTTAAATGA
- the flbT gene encoding flagellar biosynthesis repressor FlbT: protein MKSTLRISLKAGERIFINGAVLRVDRKVALEFLNDVTFLLENHVLQPEGATTPLRQLYFIAQMILINPEGKDQSTALFRKSITMLLSCFKNEEILAELKRIDALVSTGRAFDALKAIRGLYAIEDNILNNHEMPPTMVEQIRREIAPWR, encoded by the coding sequence ATGAAAAGCACACTTCGCATTTCTCTGAAAGCCGGAGAAAGAATCTTCATCAACGGCGCCGTCCTGCGCGTCGACCGTAAGGTCGCGCTGGAATTCCTGAATGATGTGACGTTCCTTCTCGAAAACCACGTCCTCCAGCCGGAGGGCGCCACGACGCCGCTGCGTCAGCTCTATTTCATCGCGCAGATGATCCTCATCAACCCTGAGGGCAAGGACCAGTCGACGGCTTTGTTCCGCAAGTCGATCACCATGCTGCTCTCCTGCTTCAAGAACGAGGAAATCCTCGCCGAACTGAAGCGCATCGATGCGCTCGTCTCGACAGGCCGTGCCTTCGACGCACTCAAGGCGATCCGCGGCCTTTACGCCATCGAAGACAATATCCTCAACAACCACGAAATGCCGCCGACGATGGTCGAGCAGATTCGCAGGGAGATTGCACCATGGCGGTAG
- the flgD gene encoding flagellar hook assembly protein FlgD produces MAVDATSNVAKTSSTTTTNTAQTKATLNYDNFLQLLIAQMKNQDPTDPMDASEQMSQLASFSQVEQTIQTNTKLDTLLASSSLTQASSYVGKYMESADGKVKGTIESVKVYSDGIIATTTAGGNILVQAGITIADKAPTTSTDTSDT; encoded by the coding sequence ATGGCGGTAGATGCAACATCGAACGTGGCCAAAACGAGTTCGACGACCACAACGAACACGGCCCAGACGAAGGCGACGCTGAACTACGACAATTTCCTTCAACTGCTCATCGCGCAGATGAAGAACCAGGATCCGACCGATCCGATGGATGCCAGCGAGCAGATGTCGCAGCTGGCAAGCTTCTCGCAGGTCGAACAGACGATCCAGACCAACACCAAGCTGGACACACTTCTGGCAAGCTCCAGCCTCACCCAAGCGAGCAGCTACGTCGGCAAATACATGGAAAGCGCCGACGGTAAGGTTAAGGGCACCATCGAATCCGTCAAGGTTTATTCGGACGGAATCATTGCGACAACCACGGCTGGCGGGAATATACTCGTGCAGGCGGGAATCACTATTGCCGACAAGGCGCCGACCACGTCGACCGACACCAGCGATACCTGA
- the fliQ gene encoding flagellar biosynthesis protein FliQ encodes MNEADALDLFQAAIWTVLIAAGPAVIAAMVVGLVIALIQALTQVQEATLTFVPKIVAVLITVGVTAPFVGSQISIFTNLVFSRIQSGF; translated from the coding sequence ATGAATGAAGCTGATGCATTGGATCTGTTTCAGGCGGCGATCTGGACCGTCCTGATTGCCGCCGGTCCCGCCGTCATTGCGGCAATGGTGGTGGGTCTCGTCATTGCCTTGATCCAGGCGCTGACTCAGGTGCAGGAAGCGACACTGACCTTCGTGCCGAAGATCGTAGCGGTGCTGATCACCGTCGGGGTCACAGCACCCTTCGTCGGCTCGCAGATCTCGATTTTCACCAATCTGGTCTTCTCTCGCATCCAGTCCGGTTTCTAG